The DNA region ACCGGTGACGAGCTGCAACACGACAGCGCGCACGGCATCCGCCTGGACGGGATTCAACTGGTCGACGAGCTCATGAATGTCGTCGTACCGATGCGCCTCGGCTGTCATGTGCCCAGCTTACGGCAGGGCATACCGCCTCGGGGCATGATAAGGCCATGACCAAGCTCTGCATCGCCCAGAATCCGGAGGCGGACGCCCTGCTGGAGGAGAGTCCATTGGCCCTTCTCCTCGGCATGCTTCTTGATCAGCAGATCCCCATGGAGGTCGCGTTCGGAGGGCCGAAGAAGCTGGCCGACCGGATCGGCAAGATCGATGCCCGCACGTTCGCCGAGTACGACGCCGAGAAGTTCGCGGCCATCGCGGCCACCCCGCCCGCAGTGCACAGGTTCCCGGGGTCGATGGCCAAGCGGATCCAGGCGCTGTGCCAGTACCTCGTCGAGCATTACGACGGTGATACGCAGGCCATTTGGACCGATGGTGACCCGTCCGGCGCGGAGATCTTCAAGCGGCTCAAGGCGTTGCCGGGGTTCGGGGAGCAGAAGGCGAAGATCTTCATCGCCCTGCTCGGCAAGCAGCGCGGCCTCACCGCTGACGGTTGGCGCGAGGCCGCGGGGAGCTATGGCGATGACGGGGCGCATCGGTCGGTGGCCGACGTCGTCGATCAGGTCAGTCTGGGTGAGGTGCGGGCATTCAAGAAGGCCGCCAAGGCAGCGGCGAAGAACGGGTAGCTAGATTGCCCGCGTGCAGCCTCCCGTCATCCCCGGTCTGACGCTCGCGGGCCCGCTCGGCCAAGGCGGGTTCGGCACCGTCTTCCTCGCCCGTCAGGACCGCCTTGAGCGCGATGTCGCGGTCAAGGTCGACAATCGGGTGCTCGCGACCGAGCGCGACCGGATTCGGTTCCTTCGCGAGGCTCGGGCCGCCGCGCGGCTCTCGGGGCACCCGAATGTGGTCAACGTGTACGACGCCGGGGTGACGCCCGATGGCTGCCCGTACATCGTCATGGAGTTGTGCACGGGCGGGTCCCTCGCCGACGTGCAGGCCCGCGAAGGCGTCCTCGCCGTCGATCGGGTGATCGAGATCGGTGGGCAGTTGGCCGACGCGCTGGCGCACGCGCACGCGGCCGGGATCCTGCATCGCGACATCAAGCCCGCGAACATCCTGGTCAACGCGTTCGGGGCGGTGAAGCTGGCCGACTTCGGGCTGGCCGCCATCCTCGACGCGCACGCCGAGCACACCGTGACCGTCGGGGCACTGAGCCCCAACTACGCCGCGCCCGAGGTGTTCGCGCATGCGGCGCCGAGTCGGGCGGGGGACATCTACTCGCTGGGGGCGACCCTCTACACGCTGGCCAGCGGCAGGCGGCCGCGGGACATCCCGTGGCCGTCGAGCTCGCTGGACTCGCTGGTCGCCGCCCTGCGCGCGCCGGTCGCGCCGATCGAGCACGCGCCGCCGCTGCTCAACTCCGCCCTGCTCGGCGCGCTGGAGGCCGACTCCGGCAGGCGGACCCTCAGCGCCGAGCAACTGCGCGACGAGCTGCGGGGGCTGCTGCCGCCCCGGCGGATCACCCCCGCGGTCACGCCGAAGCGGCGGGCCGGGCGGATCGCCGCGGGCGCCGTGGCCGGGGTGGCGCTGCTCGCCGCGGGTTTCCTCGCGCGCGGGCTGGTCACCCCGGAGACCGCGGTAGCTCAGAACAGTCAGAGCGGGCAGAGCGCCGACACCAGCAAGAAGGACGCCGTCCCGCCGAAGATGGCCGACTGCGGCAAGGCCTCATTCTGCGTGACCGACGCCTGCTTCGGCGGGCTCGTCACCGTCGGCGACCGCGACGTGCAGGCCCGCGCCATCCCGTGCACCGAGCCCCACCCCAACGAGGCGTTCAGCGGCCTGTGGCTGTCGGACGAGAACGCCATCCTCAACGTCAGCCAGATCCTCGAACTGCCCGAGGTCAAAGCCGCGTGCTCAGCCGAAGTCATGAGAGAGCGAACCGAGACCGACGCCGACACCACCGGCTGGGAGATCGACATCATCCCGTCCGACGCGGGCGCACAGGGCCGCACATACCTGTACTGCATCGCGGGCCCGGCCGAGGGCGACAGCTCGCGCAGCGTCTTCACCGGTGGCTGACGCGCGCCGTCCCGCTTACCCTGATTCACCGGAGGTGGCCCCATGCGAGCAGCGGTAGGCGACCGACTTCATGTCCACGGTCGCAAGGTCGGCAATGCGGACGCTCTTGGTGAGATCGTTGAGGTGCGCGGCGCCGACGGCGCCCCGCCGTATCTGGTCAAGTTCGATGACGGACACCAGGGCCTGGTCTTCCCAGGGCCCGACTGCGAGGTCGAGCACGAGTCCCCCTGATGCGACTAGAGCTGTGTCCATGAGCGTTGTCGGGCTATCGGCGGATCCAGGTTTCCGCTGGGCGTGCCGCCGGAATGCCGCTCGTACTGGGTGTACTTGGGCGTTCCGGCGGTGCGGCCAGCGGGAAGCTGGGCCGTCGAGAGCCTGGCAACGTTCGTGGACACAGCTCTAGGTAGCCTGTGGCCCTCTTCGACTCCACAAGGGGGGCACCATGCGATCTCGGCTGGCGACCATCCTGGCCGCGGCGGTACTGACGGCTGGTCTGACCGCGTGCCAGCAGGTGCGCGAGGCCACGAGCGCGGCTGACGCGGCCACCGACAAGGCGAGCATCTGCCTTGAGGCGGTCCGGCTCGCGGGCTTCTACCCGGACGTCTCCAACCCTGACCAGGCGGTGAAGGACGCGGAGAAGACCGCGCAGGAGCTGTCCGCGCTCGCGGAGAAGACCGGCGACACGACGCTCAAGGACGCCATCAACGGCGTGTCGGACAAGATCGGGGCGCTCGGCCCCGGCTCGATCGACCCCGCGAACGTGGCGGCGTGGGCCAAGGAGAAGGTCGGCGCGGTCAACGCGCTGTCCCAGGCCTGCCTGTAATTACCGCTGGAAACACTGATGGCCGCCTGCCGAGTCGGCAGGCGGCCATCAGGTCCGCGGGATTACACGTTCGTGATTTCCTCGATCAGGGCATCGACGTCGAAATGATCGCTCTCCGCACCCAACGGAACGATCTTTGTGGTGGCCAGCAAGAACCGCTCCACCGCGTCGTGGTCCATTTCCAGCACCGCGTGCCCCTCCGGCGACTCGATCTCGAGCACCATGACCGACTTACCGCCGGAGAACTCCGGGCTGAGCCGCACGTCACCCTCGCCTGACGGGCCGATCAGCCCCGCGACCAGCAGGTCCCTCGCGAAGATCCACTCGACCCAGCGGTCCCGGTCGGTCTGGAACGCCGCGGTGATGGTGAACGGTTCGTCTGCCCGGTACGTCCACCGGGAGCGCACCGGGGTGCTGCCGCCATACAGCGAGATGAGTTGCTCAGTGTGCTGCGCGTTGGTGGTCATCTCGTCGCCTCCTGTTCCCGGTTTCCGCTCGTGGTTGTGCGAACCCGTCAGCTGGGAAACGTCGCGCTCGGCGGTCTGTGATGCCAAGACCTGCACATTCACGCGATCGGGGGACGAGGCCACGATCGGTATATACCCGTTTGCAGGGAGTTCGTAACGGGATCGGCACCTACGAGCTGTCGGTCCCAACAGGACACGAAACGCTGCCCTTCCTGCGGCCTTCCCATCCGCGACGGCGCCCCTGGCCAGGGGGTATTCCTCGATGTATGCGCTTCTCCAGATCGAACACCTTCTACGGCGACCCGCTCGACGACGTCTCGGGGTGGGCGGAGGTGATCACCCAGAACGTGGCGGCGCACCAGGTCAGTGCCACCGAGGCCGCCGTGTTCATGTGGCTGAGCCCCGAGGACAACACCTGGTGGTACGTGGAGGTGACGCTCGACGACTACCAGGCCGTCACCGCCGAGCCCATGGACATCGCCGAGGACGAACCGACCAACACCTACGCCCTCGACGACAACTGCTACTACTGCACCGCCGCCGCCCTGCGCGGCATCACGGTGGACAAGCTCATCACCGAGACCGAGCTGATGCAGTACGCGGGCGGCGCCACCGTCCCCGAGGTCGATGAGCTGTTCGCCGCGGCGGGCCTGTCCACCGCCTACACCGAGTACTCGACCTTCGACGAGGTCCAACAGGCCGTCGTCGCGGCCGCGGACGACAACGACAAGAAGTTCGCGCTGTGCTTCGTCCGCGCCGACGGGAGCGGCCACGCCGTCGTCGTCAGCAGGGAACAAGGCCAGACCAAGTTCCTCGACTACCAGCCCAGCGAGGCCGACGACGCCCACGACGACGTCAGCCAGGGCGCGACGTTCCTGCTCTACCCCCAGTGACGCCGAACGCCCGGCCGGAAGTCCCGGCCGGGCGTTGGGGAATCCAGCGGATCAGATAAGGCCGAGCTCCTTGACCGCGTCGCGCTCCTCGGCCAGCTCGGCGACCGAGGCGTCGATGCGGGCGCGGGAGAACTCGTTGATCTCCAGGCCCTGGACGATCTCGTACCGGCCGCCCGCGCAGACCACCGGGAACGACGAGATCAGGCCCTCAGGCACGCCGTACGAGCCGTCCGACGGGATGGCCATGGAGGTCCAGTCGCCCTCGGCGGTGCCGTTGACCCAGTCGTAGATGTGGTCGATGGCGGCGTTGGCGGCCGAGGCGGCCGACGAAGCGCCGCGGGCCTCGATGATGGCCGCGCCGCGCTTGGCCACGGTCGGGATGAAGGTGTCGGCGAGCCAGGCCTCGTCGTTGACGGCCTCAGCGGCGTTGCGGCCGCCGACCTCGGCGTTGAAGAGGTCGGGGTACTGGGTGGCCGAGTGGTTGCCCCAGATGGTCAGCTTCTTGATCTCGGTGACCGGCACGCCCAGCTTGGCCGCGAGCTGCGAGATCGCGCGGTTGTGGTCGAGGCGGGTCATCGCGGTGAAGCGCTCGCGGGGGACGTCCGGCGCGTGCGACGCGGCGATGAGCGCGTTGGTGTTGGCCGGGTTGCCGACCACCAGCACGCGCACGTCGTCGGCGGCACCGGCGTTGATCGCCTCACCCTGGGGCTTGAAGATGCCGCCGTTGGCCGCGAGCAGATCGCCGCGCTCCATGCCCGCGGCGCGGGGGCGGGCGCCGACCAGCAGTGCCACGTTCACCCCGTCGAACGCCTTCTTGGCGTCGTCGGTGATCTCGATGCCGCTGAGCAGCGGGAAGGCGCAGTCGTCGAGTTCCATCGCGGTGCCCTCGGCGGCCTTGACCGCCTGCGGGATCTCCAGCAGCCGCAGGTTGACCTGGGTGTCGGCGCCGAGCAGCTGCCCGGAGGCGATGCGGAAGAGCAGGGCGTAGCCGATCTGGCCGGCGGCGCCGGTGACGGTGACGTTGACGGGTGCCACTTGGCGGATCCTCCCGAGTAAGCGGACGTTGCGGTCTCAAGGAGAGACCGCTGGTTCACGGGCGCGTCCACGCGGCAGGCTGCCCTGTCAGCAGCGTCGCCCGGCACCCGGGAGGCTACCAAGCACCCGGGGGTCCGGACCGCGCGCGGTGAGAAGGGTCTCGACGGTCCCTATCGGGTGGTTCTGTGCCGACAGGCCCCTGAACTGCGTCATCAGCCCCTCCGCGCGGTCGATCATGAGCGCATCGGCGGGCCAGGCGGAGGGAATCACACCGGAACATGGTTATCGAACTGCTCGGCGAGGAGTTGCGCGGGCATCGGGAGGGGGCGGGGCTGAGCCTGGCGGAGGTGACCGTGCGGACCGGCATCAGCACGTCGAAGCTGAGCCGGATGGAGAACGGCCGCAAACCGCAGAAGTCCGGCGACGTCGACCTGCTCCTCAAGGTCTACGGCGTGCACGGCTCCCGCCGCGACGACCTGCTCGCCCTGGTCGACGGCATGGGCGGGGCGCAGTCGGCCACGCTGCGGGTGCTGGAGTCCAAGGCGACCATGCTGGTCGACTACGAGCAGGCCATCGTCCCGGCGCTGCTGCAGACCGTCCCCTACGCCCAGGCCGCGCTGCGCGAGGTCAGCATGATCGACGAGAGCTGCGTCGAGGAGCAGTACACCCACCGCCTGCGCCGTCAGGCCGTGTTGCGCCGGGCCCAGCCGCCGCGGTTCTTCGCCATCGTGGCCGAGTCGGCCCTGCGCGCGGCCGTCGGCGGCCGCGACGTCATGCGGGGCCAGCTGCGCTACCTGGGCGAGGCGGGGCGGAAGCCGAACGTGACCATCCGCGTGGTCCCCGACCTGCCGCACGGCCACCCCGGCCTCGGCGGACCGTTCCAGCGGCTGCAGTTCCGCGAGCGCGGCGCCGTGGTGGTGTTGGAGAACCGAACATCGACGGTGATCGTCGAGGACCTTGCCGAGGTCAAGATCTACGACCGGATCGTGGTCGAGCTGCTCAGTGTCGCGCTGAGCGAGGAGGACTCGCTGGCCATGATCGAGAGTCTGACCATGGCGCCCGCCTGATCAGCGCGAGAGCGGGCCACCCTCGATGGTCATCGCGACCGCGATCACCATCACGCCGAAGGCGGTGTAGGCGAGCACGTCGATAGCGCGGCTGCGGATCGCCACCAGGCCCGCCTGCTCGTCGCGCAGCAGCGCGCGCAGGCCCGCGGCCAACAGCAGCGCGAGGCCGATCCACACCGTTCCCTCACGCCAGTAGTACTGGGTGATCCGCACGAGCCCGACCACCACCACCGCCATCACCAGCGCGAACGGCAGATGGACCAGGGCGGGGTGCTTACCGGTGCGCGGCCCCCGCTCACGCGGACAGGTTCCGCTCCGCGGCGGCGACGGTGTTGCTCATGAGCATCGCGATGGTCATCGGGCCGACGCCGCCGGGCATCGGGGCCAGGAAGCCCGCGACCTCCCGCACGTCCGGGTGGACGTCGCCGACCAGGCCCGCGTCGGTGCGGGTGACGCCGACGTCGAGCACCGCGGCGCCGGGCTTGATCATGTCCGCGGTGATCAGGCCCGCGTTGCCCGCGGCCGCGACGACGATGTCGGCGCGGCGGACCTCGGCGGCGAGGTCCTTGGTGCCGGTGTGGCACAGGGTGACCGTGGCGTTCTCGCTGCGGCGGGTCAGCAGCAGACCCAGCGGGCGGCCGACGGTCACACCGCGGCCGACCACGGTGACGCGCGCGCCCGCGAGCGGGACGTCGTAGCGGCGCAGCAGCTCCACGATGCCGACCGGGGTGCACGGCAGCGGGCCTTCGTCGCCGAGGACGAGCTTGCCCAGGTTGACCGGGTGCAGGCCGTCTGAGTCCTTGGCCGGGTCGACCCGCTGCAGCGCGCGGCCCGCGTCGAGGTGGCCGGGCAGCGGGAGCTGGATCAGGTAGCCGGTGCACTCCGGGTTGGCGTTCAGCTCGTCGATGACGGCTTCCAGCTCGGCCTGGGTGGTCTCGGCGGGCAGGTCGCGGCGGATCGAGTTGAGACCGATCTTCTTGCAGGTGCGGTGCTTGCTGCGGACATAGGACTGGGAGCCTGCGTCGTCGCCGACCAGCACCGTGCCAAGGCCGGGAACCACACCGCGCGCGGCGAGGGCCTCGACCCGGCCGCGCAACTCGGCGAGGATCGCGTCACGGGTGGCATTGCCGTCAAGAATCGTCGCGGTCACGGGCCCCATCCTCTCACTCGCGGCGTGGACTGGCGGCGACCCCCACCGCGACGAAGGTGATCACCACGCCCGCGACCGTGGCGGCCTGGAGCCCGCCCGCGGCCACGTCGAGCAGCAGCGCGCCCGCCAGCTGGCCCGCGACCGCGCACAGGCCGACCATCAGCACACCGATCAGCCGCACCGCGAACACCGCGGTCGACAGCGCGAACACGCCCAGCGCGCCGCCCGCGTAGAGCCACCACTGCGGCGGCAGCGCGTCGGGCAGCCCGCGCAGCGCGACGTCGACCCCCGAGGCCAGCAGGAGCGCGACCAGGCCGACGGCGAAATTGAGGGCCGAGGCCACCGCGACGCTGTCGGCGGTCGCCCTGACCTGGCCGTTCACCGCCTGCTGCCAGCCGATCCCGACCCCGGCCAGCGCTGGGACCAGCGCCAGCCACAGGTGTCCCGACCTGCCGAACTCGTCGGACACCGCGACCCCGACGGCGACGACCGCGAGCGCCGCCCCAAAGGCGCGCGACGCCGTGATCGGCTGCGGTTCGCCTGGCGCGAGGCCCGCCCGGTCGACCGCCAGGCTGCTGACGACCTGGCCCGCCACGACGGCGACGGTGAACACCGCGACCCCGAGCGCCGACACCGTCAAGCCCTGGGATGTCACGTACCAGGCGCCCGCGGTGCCGCCGAGACACTGCCACGGCCGCAGTCGGCGGGCCCTCAGACCGTCGATGAGGCGCTGTACCGCCGCCCGGGTTGCGGGTGTGGCGGCCACTGCGCTCGCGAGGATCACCAGGCCGATGGCGAAGGAGATAGCCGCCGCGATCAGGCCGTCACCCAGCGCGCTGCCCAACTCGCCGTTGATCCGCGCCTGGAGCGCGAGCACGACACCGCCGAGCACGGCGACGACCGCGCCCAACGGCTTCGACACGCTCAGATCCAGCGGTGCCGGACGGCGTGCACGGCGAGTTGGAAGCGGGTCGTGGCGCCCGCGTGGTCCATCAGGCGCTGCAGGTGCCGGAACACCGTGCGCCTACTGACGCCGAGCTGGCGGGCGATGGAGTCGTCGTTGGCGCCCGCGGCGAGCAGGCCGAGCAGGCGCTGCTCGATCGGCTGCACCGGCGAGGCCGCGCGGACGGCACCGTGCAGCGGCACCGCCAGCCGCCACGACGCCTCGAACAGCCCGATCAGGGCCGAGAGCAGGCTGCTGGGCCGCACGACGAGCAGCGACCGGTTGACGTCGGCCTCGGCGACGGGCAGCGAGACGGTGGCGAACTGCTGGTCGATGATCGTCAGCTTGACCGGCACCTCGGGCAGGACCCTGGCCTGCTCACCGGCGGCGACGCACGGCTGGATGTTGTGCGCGTAGCGGCCGGGGTCCTCGACGGCGGCACGCGAGTAGACGACCTTGTAGGTGACCTCGCCGCGGGCCAGCTGCTCCAGCTCGGCCTTGTTGACGTGGCCCTCGGTGAAGTACGGGGGCGAGTCCAGCCTGCGGATCTCGGTGCGCGCGCTCAGCTCCATCTGCTGGATCCGCTGGGCGATGGCGGTACCGGTGACCACCTCGATCAGGTCATCGGTGCGCTGTGGGGAGATCGCGCGGCGGAACGTGTCGTACGCGTTGAGCGTGGCGACCCGCGCCTGCTCCAGCTCCGACTCCCGGCGGCGGCTGAGGATCTGTAGACCGGAGGCGGGCGGGACCGGCGTTATCGTCAGCCCGTCGGGGCCACCCGCGCCGACCAGACCCGCGTCGATCAGCGCGCGCAGACCGCGTCGGACCAGGTCAAGGTGTTCGGCCGACCCGACCGCGATCTCCTCGGCCGTCGACGGGCCGGTGCGCAGCAGGTAGGTGTAGCAGCGGATCTCGTCGTCGGGCAGCCCCAGACGAGACAGGTGCGGCGCGAGATCGCCCTCGGACATGCCGCGAAGGTTGGCACAGATGTGACGGTGACACAAACAGGTTGCCCCGTGCCGCTGTCGAGCGATGTGGCAGGGTCAACGACCGAACCACCGTATGCCGGGGGCTTGCGGACAGGAGAAGATGTCTACGTGGCACAACCGACGCAGCTGAACCCGACGGAACAGGATGCCCTGGTCAAGCAGATCGGGCTGGCCCTGCTCCGAGCGGCGCCCGCCGACTGGCAGTCGATCGGCGTGGAGTACCGCGCCCTGGGCCGGTACGCCGAGGCCACCGGCAAACTGACCCGCACCGATGAGACCGTTGAGGAGATCAAGGTCTCCCCGGACATCGCCGTGCTCTTCGCCAGGCTGCGCGCCGGGATGTACCGGGAGGGCCGCGGCACCTGGTACAACGCCCGCTACCAGCTGGACCAGCCGTCGGCCTACAACCTCGAATACGACCGCGAGGAACCGCGGTGGGTCAACCCGCCGCCGCCCCCGGCCTACGCTGATGATCTTCGCACGTTCCCCCGCGAGGAACAGAACGTGCCCGACTGGCTGCTGCGCAGGATGGCCGGACTCAAGCCCCCGTTCCGCGTCGCCCGGATCTTCGACGGGGCGGGCCCGAGCGGTCGGCCCATGGTGAACCGGCCGCCGATCGAGGACGCCGAAGAAGTGCTGCGCTACCTCGACAGCGCCCCCCTCGCCCTGCCGCAGCGCGGCTTCGACAAGGACTACCTGGACGACGAGGGCAGGCAGGCGGTCCCGGTCGCGTTCCACACCGACGGCACGTGGATCTGGCCCGCCGCGGTCAACTACTACCTGCGAGTCCACGGCATTCCCCCGGAACTTGAGCTCCAGGACCACATCCGGCGGGCGGGCGGTGCCCCAGATGTGGACGAAGCCACCCGAACCGCCGCAGCGAGTTTCCTGACCCGCGGCGGTCCTCGTCGCCCGAACGGGGCCGCACGGCCCGCGGAGGCCGCTCGACCGGCCCGGCCGGACGCCGAACCTGGACGGGGCGGGGACGCGGTCAAGCCGGACACGGGTCGCCCGGCGGACGCAGGCAGGCCTGGTGACGCGGATCGCTCGGCTGATGCCGGCGGCCCGGCCGAGGGCGGGCGTCCCGCCGACGCGGGCCGACCCAGCGACGCGGGTCGTCCAGTCGACACGGGTCGCGGCGCTGACATTGGCCGCTCGGCGGATGCGGGTCGTCCGGCCGAAGCGGGCCGTCCAGTTCAGGCAGGCCGTCCAGTTGAGGCAGGCCGTCCAGTTGAGGCAGGTCGTTCCGGCGATGAGGGGCGTCCGGCTGAGGCGGGTCGTCGGGAGGCGAGCGAAGCCGTTGGCGCCGATGCGGGCCACTCGGTTGACGCAGGCCGGTCCGCGGACGCGGGCAGGCCGGTTGGCGGACGTCCAGCGGATGTGCAGGCAGCTGGGCTTGTCCCTGGGGGCGCGGACCGTCCCGTGAACCTGTTCACCCCTGTCCGCCCGGCCGAACCCGACTTCGGCGCAGGCAGGCACGGAGGCTTTCCCGGAAGGCCCACCGGCACCGCGCAGCCGAGCGATGGCGCCCAAGCGGGCTTCGCCCCCACCGACGAACAGACAGCGAGCCGGCCGTTCCCACAGACCGGACCAGGCACGGCAGGTCAAACGGCCTCCACCCCACGACCGCCGATCATGGGTCCGGACGGTCCCGTGCCACCCATCCCGGTGCAGGCGGGCTACGCCATGCTCCACAAGGACCGCCAGAAGCTCACCGCCGATCAGCCGGGCACGCCGCCCGACGCCGAGTCCACCTCCCCGGCAGGCGAACACCCCAGCAGGCCCGCCGAGCCGGACTCAGCCACCGACGCGGCCGATCAACTGCCCGCGCCTGCCGACTCGGCGGTCGGGCAGGACGGTGTTGACACATCGGCAGGCACGCCGGATCAGGCACCCGGCCACTGGACAGGTCCCGCGGCCGAAGTCCGACCCGCGCACCCGAGCGACGTCCGACCCGCCGACGCCGCTCGCGCCCACCACGACGGCCCGCCCGCAGGCGCGGACCAAGGTCCAAGCCATGACACAACCTTCGCCACCAGTGAAGACCCGCGTGGCGACCGATCGTTTGCAGGCACCGAACGCCCGACCGACCAGTCCGTCGCCACCACCGAAGATCCGGCCGACAGCCGATCCCACGCCGCACGCGAAGACGACAGCCGACCGGCTGAAGAACCAACCAAGAGCCGATCTGACGAACCGGCCGAGAGCCGCTCCTTCACGCTCACCGAAGACCCGGCCGGCAGCCGAACCCACGCCGCACGCGAAGACGACAGCCGACCGGCCGAACAACCGAGTGAGAGCCGGTCATTCGCCACTGCTGACGAACCAGCCGAGAGCCACCCCTTCACCTTCACCGAAGGCCCGGCCGACAGCCGACCCTCCACCGCGAGCGAAAGCCCCAGCGCACCCGCCGAAGAACCAACTGAGAGCCGATCGTCCGCCACTGCTGACGAACCAGCCGAGAGCCACCCCTTCACCTTCACCGAAGGCCCGGCCGACAGCCGAACCCACGCCGCACGCGAAGACGACAGCCGACCGGCCGAACAACCAACCGAGAGCCGATCAGTCGCCATTGCCGAAGGCAAAACCGACGACCGGTCGTTCGCCAGTGCCGAAGGCGCGACCGCTGGCCCGCCCTCTGTCACCAGCGAAGAACCGCCCAACGGCGCCCCTTCGCTGACCGCGAGCGAGTCGGGCAGCGGCCACCTGGCCGACTCCGGCACAC from Alloactinosynnema sp. L-07 includes:
- a CDS encoding HhH-GPD-type base excision DNA repair protein: MTKLCIAQNPEADALLEESPLALLLGMLLDQQIPMEVAFGGPKKLADRIGKIDARTFAEYDAEKFAAIAATPPAVHRFPGSMAKRIQALCQYLVEHYDGDTQAIWTDGDPSGAEIFKRLKALPGFGEQKAKIFIALLGKQRGLTADGWREAAGSYGDDGAHRSVADVVDQVSLGEVRAFKKAAKAAAKNG
- a CDS encoding serine/threonine-protein kinase produces the protein MQPPVIPGLTLAGPLGQGGFGTVFLARQDRLERDVAVKVDNRVLATERDRIRFLREARAAARLSGHPNVVNVYDAGVTPDGCPYIVMELCTGGSLADVQAREGVLAVDRVIEIGGQLADALAHAHAAGILHRDIKPANILVNAFGAVKLADFGLAAILDAHAEHTVTVGALSPNYAAPEVFAHAAPSRAGDIYSLGATLYTLASGRRPRDIPWPSSSLDSLVAALRAPVAPIEHAPPLLNSALLGALEADSGRRTLSAEQLRDELRGLLPPRRITPAVTPKRRAGRIAAGAVAGVALLAAGFLARGLVTPETAVAQNSQSGQSADTSKKDAVPPKMADCGKASFCVTDACFGGLVTVGDRDVQARAIPCTEPHPNEAFSGLWLSDENAILNVSQILELPEVKAACSAEVMRERTETDADTTGWEIDIIPSDAGAQGRTYLYCIAGPAEGDSSRSVFTGG
- a CDS encoding DUF1918 domain-containing protein — translated: MRAAVGDRLHVHGRKVGNADALGEIVEVRGADGAPPYLVKFDDGHQGLVFPGPDCEVEHESP
- a CDS encoding bacteriophage spanin2 family protein — its product is MRSRLATILAAAVLTAGLTACQQVREATSAADAATDKASICLEAVRLAGFYPDVSNPDQAVKDAEKTAQELSALAEKTGDTTLKDAINGVSDKIGALGPGSIDPANVAAWAKEKVGAVNALSQACL
- a CDS encoding SsgA family sporulation/cell division regulator gives rise to the protein MTTNAQHTEQLISLYGGSTPVRSRWTYRADEPFTITAAFQTDRDRWVEWIFARDLLVAGLIGPSGEGDVRLSPEFSGGKSVMVLEIESPEGHAVLEMDHDAVERFLLATTKIVPLGAESDHFDVDALIEEITNV
- a CDS encoding malate dehydrogenase, whose protein sequence is MAPVNVTVTGAAGQIGYALLFRIASGQLLGADTQVNLRLLEIPQAVKAAEGTAMELDDCAFPLLSGIEITDDAKKAFDGVNVALLVGARPRAAGMERGDLLAANGGIFKPQGEAINAGAADDVRVLVVGNPANTNALIAASHAPDVPRERFTAMTRLDHNRAISQLAAKLGVPVTEIKKLTIWGNHSATQYPDLFNAEVGGRNAAEAVNDEAWLADTFIPTVAKRGAAIIEARGASSAASAANAAIDHIYDWVNGTAEGDWTSMAIPSDGSYGVPEGLISSFPVVCAGGRYEIVQGLEINEFSRARIDASVAELAEERDAVKELGLI
- a CDS encoding helix-turn-helix transcriptional regulator, yielding MVIELLGEELRGHREGAGLSLAEVTVRTGISTSKLSRMENGRKPQKSGDVDLLLKVYGVHGSRRDDLLALVDGMGGAQSATLRVLESKATMLVDYEQAIVPALLQTVPYAQAALREVSMIDESCVEEQYTHRLRRQAVLRRAQPPRFFAIVAESALRAAVGGRDVMRGQLRYLGEAGRKPNVTIRVVPDLPHGHPGLGGPFQRLQFRERGAVVVLENRTSTVIVEDLAEVKIYDRIVVELLSVALSEEDSLAMIESLTMAPA
- a CDS encoding DUF3017 domain-containing protein, giving the protein MAVVVVGLVRITQYYWREGTVWIGLALLLAAGLRALLRDEQAGLVAIRSRAIDVLAYTAFGVMVIAVAMTIEGGPLSR
- a CDS encoding bifunctional methylenetetrahydrofolate dehydrogenase/methenyltetrahydrofolate cyclohydrolase; amino-acid sequence: MTATILDGNATRDAILAELRGRVEALAARGVVPGLGTVLVGDDAGSQSYVRSKHRTCKKIGLNSIRRDLPAETTQAELEAVIDELNANPECTGYLIQLPLPGHLDAGRALQRVDPAKDSDGLHPVNLGKLVLGDEGPLPCTPVGIVELLRRYDVPLAGARVTVVGRGVTVGRPLGLLLTRRSENATVTLCHTGTKDLAAEVRRADIVVAAAGNAGLITADMIKPGAAVLDVGVTRTDAGLVGDVHPDVREVAGFLAPMPGGVGPMTIAMLMSNTVAAAERNLSA
- a CDS encoding DMT family transporter → MSKPLGAVVAVLGGVVLALQARINGELGSALGDGLIAAAISFAIGLVILASAVAATPATRAAVQRLIDGLRARRLRPWQCLGGTAGAWYVTSQGLTVSALGVAVFTVAVVAGQVVSSLAVDRAGLAPGEPQPITASRAFGAALAVVAVGVAVSDEFGRSGHLWLALVPALAGVGIGWQQAVNGQVRATADSVAVASALNFAVGLVALLLASGVDVALRGLPDALPPQWWLYAGGALGVFALSTAVFAVRLIGVLMVGLCAVAGQLAGALLLDVAAGGLQAATVAGVVITFVAVGVAASPRRE
- a CDS encoding LuxR family transcriptional regulator, producing MSEGDLAPHLSRLGLPDDEIRCYTYLLRTGPSTAEEIAVGSAEHLDLVRRGLRALIDAGLVGAGGPDGLTITPVPPASGLQILSRRRESELEQARVATLNAYDTFRRAISPQRTDDLIEVVTGTAIAQRIQQMELSARTEIRRLDSPPYFTEGHVNKAELEQLARGEVTYKVVYSRAAVEDPGRYAHNIQPCVAAGEQARVLPEVPVKLTIIDQQFATVSLPVAEADVNRSLLVVRPSSLLSALIGLFEASWRLAVPLHGAVRAASPVQPIEQRLLGLLAAGANDDSIARQLGVSRRTVFRHLQRLMDHAGATTRFQLAVHAVRHRWI